The genomic stretch CAGATACTTATTATTTGTGGTGAAAATAAGCTTATTGAAAAGTAAAATCAATAAGAAAATTCCTACCATTCCGAAACATACAATTAAAGATAGCCATGAGTTTTCAAAATCATACCAATCTTCGGCTCTTGGTGAAAAATAATGTCCCGAAACTCCGAGTAAAAAACTTTCTTTGGACTTTTCAATACCATCTAAAAGCAAAATCATTCTTAACCCATCAGACAGCGTTTCATTATCATGATTAGCTGTTTGTCCTGAAATAACATTTTTAAAAATTACAATTACAGAAATTGCTACAATTACAAGAAAATTGTATATTTTAATTTTGTGAAGATTAAATTTTGTATAGAAATAAACTCCTATTGTAATTATTGTCAAGAAGATACCGGCTCTAGTATTACAATAAAAGATAGAGATAAGCATCAATACAATGAAAATAATCCGAATAATTTTGCTAACGTTTTTATTAAACAAAACCGTTAGGGCAATAAACCAAGAATATTGACTAAATGCCATCGGGCTCACAAAACTAAATCTTGCACGTACTTCATCACCTCTAAGAAAGAAACCGGATGACCCTTTTTCACCACTAATTTCAAAAAACATGGAGTCTCTCGCCGGAATTTCGTAGAAGAAAACAAATACAAAACCCGCTGTCATAATCCCTATAAGAATGAAGAGATCTGTCTTAAATGATTCTGCACTTATGTACCGAAAATAGAGATAAAGAGGTGGTCCCATCAAAAACCATGTTAAATATTCCAAATAATCGTATCCTTGTACAATTTGGAAAAGAATGGTAAGAAATAATCCTAAAAAATACCAGATTAAAAATTTATTTTTAATAAAAACGGTAAAACCAGTGAGGCAAAAGAAAATATAAAGCCCATCTTTCCATAGAGAAGTTCCTACAAATTTTGAAAGTAAGGGATACATTGGGAAAAAGATAAAATAAAATCTCAACAATAGCAGATAAATCTTGTTACAGCTATGCTCTGGAACAACATTATTTATTTCTTCATTTTCTAATGATATCGAACTCATATTTCTTTTTTAGAAAGATTATTAATAGATTGTATTTAAAAATTTCCAGATAGGGTCTGAAAGATTATATTGATTGTAAAAAATCGCAAAGCTTTTTTATACTTATCTCCGGATTTATACTTGCTTTTCTTACATTTTTCTCATCAATATATTTAATTACATGTTTTTTAAAATTTTTAGCATCAGCTGGATCTACATATACTACCATGTCAGAATGCAAAGCAATACTACCCGCTTCCCGAAGTTCAGGTATGTCTGAGGTAATTACCGGTGTTCCAGAAAGAAGCGCTTCTCTTACTGGAATTCCAAAACCTTCATATAATGATGGGAATACAAATACTTTTGCACCAGAGTATAATACCGGCAAATCTAGTTCGCTCACATATCCCAATGCTCTTACATTATCCGAATATTTGTTTAATAATACCTGAATTTTTGTATCATTCCATCCTTTAAGGCCTACAATCACTAATTCTACATTGCTTATTTTTTTTTGCTCTAATAATTCTATGAAATTATTCAGAACAAAAGTTAAATTTTTTCGGGGCTCAAGATTACCGACAAAAAGTATATAATCTCTTTTTATTTTATACCTATTTAAGACTTCATCAATCTTGTTCTGTGGTTTTTGATGATATATTGCAGATACAGGAGGATTGATAATTTCATCTGTTTTCTTTTTAAAATAATGAAATAGTTTATCTGCAGTTCCCAAGCTATTCGATATTACAAAATCTGCACTCAAAACATCTTTTTCAAAATATATCAGATGAGTTAAATAATGCATTTTTCCCATTGTTTTTGGAACTAATTTGGCATTAAAATCATGCAGCATTACTATTCTTTTGACGTTAGAAGGTAATATGGGAAAGAAACCTGTTGTAGAAATAAAAAAATCTAAATTATCATTTTTTATATGTTTGCCTGCAAAAGCCTTCAGCCATACTTTCCCTGGCATTTTACCATATAATCCATTATAAAATTCTCTTTTTTTTACTTTAGGATTGCAATAATCGGATAAGATAACTTCTCGATTCGAATAGGCAAAATAATTTGAATCGGGGATATTTTTTATAATTTCCTCGATTATATTCATTACATACTTCCCAATTCCACTGGGATTTTTCTGTAAAGGAAAAGCATCAAAACCTATTCTCATATTTAAAATTAATAAACAATATTCCTTAAATATAATCTTATTAAATAAATTATTTATCAATTAAAAAAACTTGGCTTTCAAGCCTTGTTTTCATTCTCACATATTTAATAAGAAAGTAATAACGTTTTACACCGAAAACCAAGATGAAAATTTTTATTAATGCATTATATATTTTGTCTATTCCTGATATATTAATGTTTCTTTCTTTAGTAATGCCTGAATTATAATCTATCGTTTTATCTTTTAGAATTAGTCTTTTTGATTTTAGTATTTTATAAAATGAATTATCAGTATTGAAAGGATCCAAGCTAATATTATGATTTTCCAAATATATTCTAAATAATCTTCGATGTAATGGAATAATGACTTCTCCGTTATTGAAATTATTAAAAGAGTATTTCAATTTTGAAAAACATTCATAATTCATTTTATTTACAAAATCTGAATAGGTATTGATAATTGTTATAAATGAGGGGAAAACATTGACGTTATATTTGGGATGCCTTCTGTTGATAACCGTTCTGTTGTAAGGGTCAAAACCAGAAAAATGAAAAAATAAAAGTGGATATTTTTCCTTGGTTCTTAAATCTTCAATAATATATTTCTCATTCTCTATTTTAAGTTCTCTTTCGTGAAGGTTCCAAATGGCAATATTAATTCCGGGATGATGGGATATTTTTATATCCTTCGGAAAAAAACCAGGTAAAAAATCTATCCATCTTTGATCTACATGCAAAGCATCTTCCTTATCTGCAAAACATTTATTAGAAAGTCTGTCCATCCACCATTCCACGATTTGTCTGCCAACATCATTATTTTTTATGGCACCGAATCCTAAATTGTAAATTCCTACAAATAAAA from Chryseobacterium indoltheticum encodes the following:
- a CDS encoding O-antigen ligase family protein yields the protein MSSISLENEEINNVVPEHSCNKIYLLLLRFYFIFFPMYPLLSKFVGTSLWKDGLYIFFCLTGFTVFIKNKFLIWYFLGLFLTILFQIVQGYDYLEYLTWFLMGPPLYLYFRYISAESFKTDLFILIGIMTAGFVFVFFYEIPARDSMFFEISGEKGSSGFFLRGDEVRARFSFVSPMAFSQYSWFIALTVLFNKNVSKIIRIIFIVLMLISIFYCNTRAGIFLTIITIGVYFYTKFNLHKIKIYNFLVIVAISVIVIFKNVISGQTANHDNETLSDGLRMILLLDGIEKSKESFLLGVSGHYFSPRAEDWYDFENSWLSLIVCFGMVGIFLLILLFNKLIFTTNNKYLMFYIIPWMAYSSIFPVLQEANAVFITWFIIAAVLNIDKWNELNGIEPDENEEDNLISETE
- a CDS encoding glycosyltransferase family 4 protein: MRIGFDAFPLQKNPSGIGKYVMNIIEEIIKNIPDSNYFAYSNREVILSDYCNPKVKKREFYNGLYGKMPGKVWLKAFAGKHIKNDNLDFFISTTGFFPILPSNVKRIVMLHDFNAKLVPKTMGKMHYLTHLIYFEKDVLSADFVISNSLGTADKLFHYFKKKTDEIINPPVSAIYHQKPQNKIDEVLNRYKIKRDYILFVGNLEPRKNLTFVLNNFIELLEQKKISNVELVIVGLKGWNDTKIQVLLNKYSDNVRALGYVSELDLPVLYSGAKVFVFPSLYEGFGIPVREALLSGTPVITSDIPELREAGSIALHSDMVVYVDPADAKNFKKHVIKYIDEKNVRKASINPEISIKKLCDFLQSI
- a CDS encoding glycosyltransferase; its protein translation is MSEKNAIFTICAKNYLAQALTLKESVLKHNPEIDFYLFLADEKTKDIKDVDVVELDDSWISDWKGMAFKYNVIEFATSIKPFCFNKLFNEGYNKVIYLDPDIFVTDDLRSIYDDLQKYSMVVTPHYNHIETNYTGAVTEEELLFVGIYNLGFGAIKNNDVGRQIVEWWMDRLSNKCFADKEDALHVDQRWIDFLPGFFPKDIKISHHPGINIAIWNLHERELKIENEKYIIEDLRTKEKYPLLFFHFSGFDPYNRTVINRRHPKYNVNVFPSFITIINTYSDFVNKMNYECFSKLKYSFNNFNNGEVIIPLHRRLFRIYLENHNISLDPFNTDNSFYKILKSKRLILKDKTIDYNSGITKERNINISGIDKIYNALIKIFILVFGVKRYYFLIKYVRMKTRLESQVFLIDK